From a single Natronorubrum tibetense GA33 genomic region:
- a CDS encoding methylaspartate ammonia-lyase: MMITGLYATPGYSGFFFDDQRAIKQGAEHDGFTYEGEPVTDGFDEIRQAGESIIVDIELADGTVVRGDCAAVQYSGAGGRDPLFQAEEYAPVIEGPVADELVGREATDFLENAQLLEELQVDGDRLHTAIRYGVSQALLAAAAEAGNTTKTDVMADALGTEPATEPVPVFGQSGDDRYNNTEKMFVKGVPVLPHALINSVEKIGENGETLLEYVEWLTERSQELGPDGYEPRFHIDVYGMIGEIFGAPYDRDEVVDYFADLEAAAAPYPIQIEGPMDVGNREKQIEAMVELREGLADAAVSVDIVADEWCNTFEDVRAFVDAEAADLVQIKTPDLGGIHRSGQAVRYCEGTDTRAYLGGTCNETETSARACAHVALATNAAQVLAKPGMGFDEGYMIVENEMRRTIARRERDRQAETDETETDEITADD, from the coding sequence ATGATGATTACAGGACTATACGCCACGCCCGGCTACTCCGGGTTCTTTTTCGACGACCAGCGCGCGATCAAGCAGGGTGCCGAACACGACGGCTTCACCTACGAGGGCGAGCCCGTCACGGACGGCTTCGACGAGATTCGCCAGGCGGGCGAGTCGATCATCGTCGACATCGAACTCGCGGACGGCACCGTCGTCCGCGGCGACTGCGCCGCGGTCCAGTACTCCGGTGCCGGCGGGCGCGACCCGCTGTTCCAGGCCGAGGAGTACGCGCCCGTCATCGAAGGCCCCGTTGCCGACGAACTCGTCGGTCGCGAGGCGACGGACTTCCTCGAGAACGCACAACTGCTCGAGGAGCTACAGGTAGACGGCGACCGACTCCACACGGCGATCCGATACGGCGTCTCCCAGGCGTTGCTCGCCGCAGCAGCCGAAGCCGGAAACACCACGAAGACGGACGTGATGGCCGACGCCTTAGGCACCGAACCCGCAACGGAGCCGGTGCCCGTCTTCGGCCAGTCCGGCGACGACCGGTACAACAACACGGAGAAAATGTTCGTCAAGGGCGTCCCCGTCCTACCCCACGCGCTCATCAACAGCGTGGAGAAGATCGGCGAGAACGGCGAGACGCTGCTCGAGTACGTCGAGTGGCTCACCGAGCGCTCGCAGGAACTCGGCCCCGACGGCTACGAGCCCCGGTTCCACATCGACGTCTACGGCATGATCGGCGAGATCTTCGGGGCCCCCTACGACCGCGATGAGGTCGTCGACTACTTCGCGGACCTCGAGGCGGCCGCCGCGCCGTACCCGATCCAGATCGAGGGGCCGATGGACGTCGGCAACCGCGAGAAACAGATCGAGGCGATGGTCGAACTTCGCGAGGGGCTGGCCGATGCGGCCGTCTCGGTCGACATCGTCGCCGACGAGTGGTGTAACACGTTCGAGGACGTGCGGGCCTTCGTCGACGCCGAAGCCGCGGACCTCGTCCAGATCAAGACCCCCGACCTGGGCGGCATCCACCGCAGCGGACAGGCGGTTCGCTACTGTGAAGGGACCGACACCCGCGCCTACCTGGGCGGGACTTGCAACGAGACGGAAACCTCCGCGCGTGCCTGCGCCCACGTCGCCCTCGCGACGAACGCGGCGCAGGTGCTCGCAAAGCCCGGCATGGGCTTCGACGAGGGGTACATGATCGTCGAGAACGAGATGCGGAGAACGATCGCCCGCCGCGAGCGGGACCGGCAGGCCGAAACTGACGAGACCGAAACCGACGAAATTACCGCCGATGACTGA
- the mch gene encoding 2-methylfumaryl-CoA hydratase — translation MTDWTDPETFAQALEQVETKEKGNCFEDFEEGDVIEHDPGLTLTQFGNESWMSQTLNHDPTYWRADAAEERGFEEPPVHPDYLTAATLGITVEDLSEKGGYFLGRTDVRFPEAPVYTGTELHVESEVVNRATSSSRPEYGIVSWRTRGKDAETGDVLCSYERTNMIPRREPVATDGSGTTAAEDDENDGPDLPETFVAPEGGYFEDFVEALETAADEHAAVAYRHERGRTQDDVTVASLPLSTLNTAKQHHNVDVMSDSPSGDIVTYGDVTRSTALGHARSDEETWREVGFDDESFHTFVAVGDTVYAFTRVLEADEAASSDEAGTVTFQHIAFNQDDEPVYSGTRTAEIRKRSN, via the coding sequence ATGACTGACTGGACAGATCCCGAGACGTTCGCACAGGCACTCGAACAGGTCGAGACCAAAGAGAAGGGCAACTGCTTCGAGGACTTCGAGGAAGGGGACGTCATCGAACACGACCCGGGCCTCACCCTCACGCAGTTCGGCAACGAGTCCTGGATGAGCCAGACGCTCAACCACGACCCCACCTACTGGCGGGCCGATGCCGCGGAGGAACGAGGGTTCGAGGAACCGCCGGTCCACCCTGACTACCTCACTGCCGCGACGCTCGGCATCACCGTCGAGGACCTCAGTGAGAAGGGCGGCTACTTCCTCGGCCGCACCGACGTCCGATTCCCCGAAGCCCCAGTCTACACTGGAACCGAACTCCACGTCGAGAGCGAAGTCGTCAACCGGGCGACCTCGAGTTCCCGGCCCGAGTACGGCATCGTCTCCTGGCGCACCCGCGGGAAAGACGCCGAGACGGGTGACGTGCTCTGCTCCTACGAGCGTACGAACATGATTCCACGTCGCGAACCGGTCGCGACGGACGGCAGTGGGACGACGGCTGCCGAAGACGACGAGAACGACGGCCCAGACCTTCCCGAGACGTTCGTCGCCCCCGAGGGCGGCTACTTCGAGGACTTCGTCGAGGCCCTCGAGACGGCTGCCGACGAGCACGCGGCCGTCGCCTACCGCCACGAGCGCGGCCGCACGCAAGACGACGTGACCGTCGCCTCCCTGCCGCTGTCGACGCTCAACACGGCCAAACAGCATCACAACGTCGACGTGATGAGTGACTCGCCGTCCGGCGATATCGTCACCTACGGCGACGTGACCCGATCTACTGCGCTGGGCCACGCCCGCTCGGACGAGGAGACCTGGCGCGAGGTCGGCTTCGACGACGAGTCGTTCCACACGTTCGTCGCGGTGGGCGACACCGTCTACGCCTTCACGCGCGTGCTCGAGGCCGACGAAGCGGCCTCGAGCGACGAGGCGGGAACGGTAACGTTCCAGCACATCGCGTTCAACCAGGACGACGAACCCGTCTACTCGGGCACACGCACGGCCGAAATTCGAAAGCGTTCTAACTAA
- the citE gene encoding L-malyl-CoA/beta-methylmalyl-CoA lyase, with product MTDDIRLCRTFQTAPAAVPKDDSAKYLRSGLTAEGFQAPDWLVPDMEDGTAPNMKDEGLENTIDLVPEHEFAGEIWPRIEWSYEDASFRDRGREQIDQLVAEIGDEIEGVVVPKVGRVEDVERAADVVAEAEAEHGYDEGSIKLSIIVETGRARSDLREISKFGADSRLTALVFGPVDYAAELGARDLGDGRPRWDGLLEALSNEASAGNLLCIGGPFDDLFKERAGLTYYNADAYADQVEHEAHLGLDGSWSLYPKQTIQANTIHMPNEDELERDVSKIERFNEAKAEGTGAVTLDGQMVDEATFKVFRNTVQQVRSIDDTRPEQTEEYYDESLLERARELDLSYQ from the coding sequence ATGACCGACGACATCCGACTCTGCCGAACCTTCCAGACTGCACCGGCCGCCGTTCCGAAAGACGACTCGGCGAAATACCTCCGCTCCGGTCTCACCGCCGAGGGCTTCCAGGCCCCTGACTGGCTCGTCCCCGACATGGAAGACGGCACCGCGCCGAATATGAAAGACGAAGGGCTCGAGAACACGATCGACCTCGTCCCCGAACACGAGTTCGCGGGCGAGATCTGGCCCCGCATCGAGTGGAGCTACGAGGACGCCTCGTTCCGCGACCGCGGTCGTGAACAGATCGACCAGCTCGTCGCCGAGATCGGCGACGAGATCGAAGGCGTCGTCGTCCCGAAGGTTGGCCGCGTCGAGGACGTCGAGCGCGCCGCCGACGTTGTCGCCGAGGCCGAGGCCGAGCACGGCTACGACGAGGGTTCGATCAAGCTCTCGATCATCGTCGAAACCGGTCGCGCCCGCTCGGACCTGCGCGAGATCTCGAAGTTCGGTGCCGACTCCCGGCTCACCGCGCTCGTCTTCGGCCCCGTCGACTACGCGGCCGAACTCGGTGCCCGAGACCTCGGCGACGGCCGCCCGCGCTGGGACGGCCTGCTCGAGGCCCTCTCGAACGAGGCCAGCGCCGGGAACCTGCTCTGTATCGGCGGCCCGTTCGACGACCTGTTCAAAGAACGCGCCGGCCTGACTTACTACAACGCCGACGCCTACGCGGACCAGGTCGAACACGAGGCCCACCTCGGACTCGACGGCTCCTGGTCGCTCTATCCGAAACAGACGATTCAGGCGAACACGATCCACATGCCGAACGAGGACGAACTCGAGCGCGACGTGAGCAAGATCGAGCGGTTCAACGAGGCCAAAGCGGAGGGGACCGGCGCGGTCACCTTAGACGGTCAGATGGTCGACGAAGCCACGTTCAAGGTCTTCCGCAACACGGTCCAGCAGGTTCGCTCGATCGACGACACCCGTCCCGAACAGACCGAGGAGTACTACGATGAGAGCCTTCTCGAGCGCGCTCGAGAGCTCGACCTCTCCTACCAATGA
- a CDS encoding IS200/IS605 family transposon protein TnpB → MKRANTFEVIPQSDEDEELLRRLLDASAALWNEINYERRENYADPDGDVWDTSEYRGRYGGTLGASTVQQLERKNREAWKSFFSLKKKGEANGKPGFWGNADEGRELRTYIRNTSYSVEWGEYSRLEILVGKDLKDEYGLGHRERLRLEVRGNPNWKEYEKQGRLELFYDEQAQTFRAFQSVTIGNSRLAQPLASEEAALDIGANNLVACTTTTGQQLLYEGRDLFKRFRETTQEIARLQSLLEDGRYSSHRIRRLYDRRTKRRDHAQDALVRDLIERLYDEGVGTVYVGALTDVLDTHWSVETNAKTHNFWAFRAFVNRLACTAEEYGISVEGRSEAWTSQECPNCGSTEDTTRHRDTLTCPCGFEGHADLTASETFLRRQTTVTRSMARPVCLKWDDHSSSESPRSVLNEEHTNPQVASVGR, encoded by the coding sequence ATGAAGCGAGCCAACACATTCGAAGTGATTCCCCAGTCCGACGAGGACGAGGAGTTGCTTCGACGCCTGTTGGACGCTTCTGCCGCTCTCTGGAACGAAATCAACTACGAACGCCGCGAGAACTACGCTGACCCAGACGGCGACGTGTGGGACACCAGCGAGTATCGTGGTCGCTACGGCGGAACACTCGGCGCATCCACGGTTCAGCAACTCGAACGAAAGAACCGCGAAGCGTGGAAATCGTTCTTCAGCCTCAAGAAGAAAGGAGAAGCCAACGGCAAACCCGGATTCTGGGGTAACGCAGATGAGGGGCGAGAACTCCGCACGTATATCCGAAACACATCGTACTCGGTCGAGTGGGGCGAATACTCCCGACTCGAAATCCTCGTTGGTAAAGACCTGAAAGACGAGTACGGGCTTGGACACCGCGAACGTCTCCGACTCGAAGTTCGAGGCAACCCCAACTGGAAGGAGTACGAGAAGCAGGGTCGGTTAGAGTTGTTCTACGACGAGCAAGCACAGACGTTCAGGGCCTTTCAGTCAGTCACTATCGGTAATTCTCGGCTGGCACAACCACTGGCTTCGGAAGAAGCCGCTCTGGACATCGGTGCGAACAATCTCGTCGCCTGCACAACCACGACCGGCCAGCAACTCCTGTACGAAGGGCGCGACCTGTTCAAACGATTCCGTGAAACGACGCAAGAAATCGCCCGGCTCCAATCGCTCTTGGAGGACGGTCGATACAGTAGTCACCGCATCCGACGCTTGTACGACCGGCGCACGAAACGGCGCGACCACGCCCAAGACGCACTCGTCCGTGACCTCATCGAACGCCTCTACGATGAAGGCGTCGGGACGGTGTACGTCGGGGCGTTAACTGACGTACTCGATACACACTGGTCGGTTGAGACGAACGCGAAGACGCACAACTTCTGGGCGTTCAGAGCGTTCGTGAATCGGCTGGCGTGTACCGCCGAAGAATACGGTATCTCGGTTGAGGGTCGGTCGGAAGCGTGGACAAGTCAGGAGTGTCCTAACTGTGGTTCGACAGAGGACACGACGCGCCACCGCGACACGCTGACGTGTCCGTGTGGGTTCGAGGGTCACGCTGACCTCACAGCGTCGGAGACGTTCTTGAGACGGCAGACGACGGTAACACGGTCGATGGCACGGCCTGTATGCCTCAAGTGGGACGACCATTCATCGTCAGAGTCACCACGCTCAGTTCTCAACGAGGAGCATACGAACCCGCAAGTTGCCTCCGTGGGCCGGTAA
- a CDS encoding COG1361 family protein, with translation MSGDQMKRRTLLKGVAAGGAVGSGVLGASAVGGRTPRGRVQDVDRERTVQSGAELLFEADIENPDANWDVEWQIDGERARYDAHYDMRTQDYLQYVEQYGAAYFTETFDSSGTYEVIAFVFYDPETGNRDDPEYEGADEIRWTVHVTSDGAAPPSVASADPEPGETLTVGRNEPFEIDVDVSSPDSDPARTVWWLSQADVVLEFGDPDGSGTATLSVDDGAGCHTCAITCWVITEDNLLLRPDSWVLDHEAADVPATFQVAEMATNSPIGGGETLEVTATIHNIGDETGTTDVDLVVGHDPEIEDGQLLTLDPGESTEITLLFEAGEPAGEVEEFPVMVDTGADTASETVAVESDGTTPATFEVAEMATNSPVGGGETLEVDTTIENVGDETGTTDIELLVGHDPVVEDSEMLTLEAGESADLTLTFQTGQPAGDTEEFPVVVDTGADTASEMVVVESEAEPTPATFNVASINTNSPVGGGETLEVDTTIENVGDETGTTDVVLIVGHDPAVEDSQMLTLEAGESASLTLTFQAGHPAGEIEEFPVEVDTGADSAAVMVVVEQ, from the coding sequence ATGAGTGGGGACCAGATGAAACGGCGAACGCTTCTCAAGGGAGTCGCAGCAGGCGGTGCCGTCGGCAGTGGCGTCCTGGGTGCGAGTGCCGTAGGTGGTCGCACGCCTCGTGGCAGGGTACAGGACGTCGATCGCGAACGCACCGTACAATCGGGAGCAGAACTCCTGTTCGAAGCCGACATCGAGAATCCGGATGCGAACTGGGACGTGGAGTGGCAGATCGACGGCGAGCGTGCCCGGTACGACGCGCACTACGACATGCGAACCCAGGACTACCTACAGTACGTCGAGCAGTACGGCGCGGCGTACTTCACCGAAACGTTCGACTCGAGTGGCACCTACGAGGTCATCGCTTTCGTCTTCTACGACCCCGAAACGGGGAACCGGGACGATCCGGAGTACGAGGGGGCGGACGAAATACGGTGGACCGTTCATGTCACGTCCGACGGCGCGGCGCCGCCGTCCGTCGCAAGCGCGGATCCGGAACCCGGCGAGACGCTTACGGTCGGTCGGAACGAGCCCTTCGAGATCGATGTCGATGTCTCCTCGCCAGACAGCGATCCCGCGCGGACCGTCTGGTGGCTCAGTCAGGCGGACGTCGTCCTCGAGTTCGGCGATCCGGACGGCTCCGGAACGGCGACGCTGTCGGTGGACGACGGCGCGGGCTGTCACACCTGCGCGATCACCTGCTGGGTGATCACCGAGGACAACCTGCTGTTGCGACCGGACTCGTGGGTGCTCGACCACGAGGCAGCGGACGTTCCGGCCACGTTCCAGGTTGCGGAGATGGCGACGAACTCCCCGATCGGTGGCGGGGAGACCCTCGAGGTCACCGCGACGATTCACAATATCGGTGACGAAACCGGGACGACCGACGTGGACCTCGTCGTCGGCCACGACCCCGAGATCGAAGACGGCCAGCTACTGACGCTCGATCCCGGCGAATCGACCGAGATCACGCTGCTGTTCGAAGCCGGCGAACCCGCAGGCGAGGTCGAGGAGTTCCCCGTGATGGTCGACACCGGCGCGGATACGGCCTCCGAGACGGTTGCCGTCGAGTCCGACGGAACGACACCGGCGACGTTCGAAGTCGCGGAGATGGCGACGAACTCGCCGGTCGGTGGCGGGGAGACGCTCGAGGTCGATACCACGATCGAAAACGTCGGCGACGAAACGGGGACCACCGATATCGAACTCCTCGTCGGTCACGATCCAGTCGTCGAGGATAGCGAGATGCTGACGCTCGAGGCCGGCGAATCCGCCGACCTCACGCTCACGTTCCAGACGGGACAGCCGGCGGGTGACACCGAGGAGTTCCCGGTGGTCGTCGACACCGGCGCGGATACGGCGTCGGAGATGGTCGTCGTCGAATCCGAAGCCGAACCGACACCGGCGACGTTCAACGTGGCGAGTATTAACACCAACTCGCCCGTTGGCGGCGGGGAGACGCTCGAGGTCGATACCACGATCGAAAACGTCGGCGACGAAACCGGGACCACCGACGTCGTGCTCATCGTCGGGCACGACCCGGCGGTCGAGGACAGCCAGATGCTGACACTCGAGGCCGGCGAATCGGCCTCGCTCACGCTGACGTTCCAGGCCGGACACCCCGCGGGCGAGATCGAGGAGTTCCCGGTCGAGGTCGACACCGGCGCGGATTCAGCCGCTGTCATGGTCGTCGTCGAGCAGTAA
- a CDS encoding uracil-DNA glycosylase, with amino-acid sequence MDANQRSRANPYGMDEECRNCPALCETRTQVVHGYGDVAADFLFVGERPTASADERGVPFASPEPSATDDGPDAESESGTSLRRLLERLGLCDSTSPVDEPVLENVFLTNLTRCRDPERPPTDEEIGNCDPYLTAEIRMINPEILIPVGERALMEIGVEYTTTPADELSLPADHATRIRGRGFELVPMVEPRDQSDAQTQAWLETFVDLMASDYRQTKGQRDR; translated from the coding sequence GTGGACGCGAATCAACGGTCTCGAGCGAACCCGTACGGGATGGACGAGGAGTGTCGAAACTGTCCGGCGCTCTGTGAGACGCGGACGCAAGTGGTCCACGGCTACGGCGACGTCGCGGCGGACTTCCTGTTCGTCGGCGAGCGACCGACCGCGAGCGCCGACGAACGTGGCGTGCCCTTTGCGAGCCCCGAGCCCTCGGCGACCGACGACGGCCCGGACGCGGAATCGGAATCGGGAACCAGCCTCCGTCGGCTCCTCGAGCGACTCGGGCTCTGCGATTCGACTTCGCCGGTGGACGAACCCGTCCTCGAAAACGTCTTCCTGACGAACCTGACGCGGTGTCGCGATCCGGAGCGACCGCCGACCGACGAGGAGATCGGCAACTGCGACCCCTACCTCACGGCCGAGATTCGGATGATCAACCCCGAGATCCTCATTCCCGTCGGCGAGCGAGCCCTGATGGAAATCGGCGTCGAGTACACGACGACGCCGGCCGACGAACTCTCGCTGCCGGCGGATCACGCCACGCGAATTCGGGGCCGCGGGTTCGAACTCGTCCCCATGGTGGAGCCACGCGACCAGTCCGACGCACAGACCCAGGCGTGGCTCGAGACGTTCGTCGACCTGATGGCGTCGGACTACCGCCAGACGAAGGGACAACGGGATCGGTGA
- a CDS encoding helix-hairpin-helix domain-containing protein: MTNATTPIEATFELQRQSIKQSQQFVQQGLKFQENAAESFLRNGFAAQRSAQRQGTELVRQLFDAQFDALESSLNESGGDVRSTIDRQFEEGTKQTQRLLNDGFEQSADLFQQLLHAQFDAMESAFDENGSDVRSTVDRQFEEFEQRQDEVWDEFEMEFVDAVAELTDQQQQVLSESIESLLEAHQETEQQAVDGVRRAEETAESVQQQTEEVADTIQQGTEATMQTTQQQAESVAETTQESTQEVVDEAADATEELAVETTDAIETATKRSADAAVQNLQTLEGVGQTYADRLAEAGIETLADLSRSQANTVAEAAEISQVRATDWIQAAQSQS; this comes from the coding sequence ATGACCAACGCAACCACACCAATCGAAGCCACGTTCGAACTACAGCGCCAGTCGATCAAACAGAGCCAGCAGTTCGTCCAGCAGGGACTCAAGTTCCAGGAGAACGCCGCCGAATCGTTCCTGCGAAACGGCTTCGCTGCCCAGCGAAGCGCCCAGCGGCAGGGCACCGAACTCGTCCGTCAGCTCTTCGACGCACAGTTCGACGCCCTCGAGTCGTCCCTCAACGAGAGCGGAGGCGACGTTCGCTCGACGATCGATCGACAGTTCGAGGAGGGAACGAAACAGACCCAACGGCTGCTAAACGACGGGTTCGAGCAAAGCGCCGACCTGTTCCAGCAGTTGCTCCACGCACAGTTCGACGCGATGGAGTCGGCGTTCGACGAAAACGGCTCCGACGTTCGGTCGACCGTCGACCGGCAGTTCGAGGAGTTCGAACAGCGCCAGGACGAGGTCTGGGACGAGTTCGAGATGGAGTTCGTCGACGCAGTGGCGGAGCTCACCGACCAGCAACAGCAGGTGCTGTCGGAATCGATCGAATCGCTCCTCGAGGCCCACCAGGAGACCGAACAGCAGGCCGTCGACGGCGTTCGACGAGCCGAGGAGACCGCCGAGAGCGTCCAGCAGCAAACCGAGGAGGTTGCAGACACCATCCAGCAGGGGACCGAAGCGACTATGCAGACGACCCAGCAGCAGGCCGAATCGGTCGCCGAGACGACCCAGGAGAGCACTCAAGAGGTCGTCGACGAAGCCGCCGACGCGACCGAAGAGCTCGCCGTCGAGACGACGGACGCGATCGAGACCGCGACCAAACGGAGCGCCGACGCTGCGGTCCAGAACCTGCAGACGCTCGAGGGCGTCGGGCAGACGTACGCCGACCGTCTCGCCGAAGCGGGCATTGAGACCCTCGCGGATCTCTCTCGGTCACAGGCGAACACCGTCGCGGAGGCCGCAGAGATCTCGCAAGTTCGTGCGACCGACTGGATTCAGGCCGCACAGTCCCAGTCGTAA
- a CDS encoding Mrp/NBP35 family ATP-binding protein gives MDEDAVRDRLRTVEDPELGDDIVSLGLVNDISVDGDQVEIDLALGAPYSPTESGMAAEIRELLLHDGLEPDLSASIPDRDDFVTEEQVLPNVKNVIAVSSGKGGVGKSTVAVNLAAGLSQLGAQVGLFDADVYGPNVPRMVDADEPPMATEEETLVPPEKYGVKLMSMAFLTGEDDPVIWRGPMVHKVITQLTEDVEWGHLDYLVVDLPPGTGDTQLTMLQTMPVTGAVIVTTPQDVALDDARKGLEMFAKHDTVVLGIAENMSTFACPDCGGEHDIFGSGGGREFADEHEMPFLGSIPLDSAVRESGDGGKPTVLSDESATGDSFRTITENVANNTGIVHRRGVSQTRRSEAASPDR, from the coding sequence ATGGACGAAGACGCCGTTCGCGACCGCCTCCGGACGGTCGAGGATCCGGAACTCGGCGACGATATCGTCTCGCTCGGACTCGTCAACGACATCAGCGTCGACGGGGATCAGGTCGAGATCGACCTCGCACTGGGTGCACCGTACTCGCCGACCGAGAGCGGTATGGCCGCCGAGATCCGCGAACTCCTTCTTCACGACGGTCTCGAGCCAGACCTCTCGGCAAGCATTCCCGATCGCGACGATTTCGTCACCGAGGAACAGGTCCTGCCGAACGTCAAGAACGTTATCGCCGTCTCCTCCGGGAAGGGTGGCGTCGGCAAATCGACGGTCGCGGTCAACCTCGCCGCCGGGCTCTCGCAACTAGGGGCGCAAGTCGGCCTCTTCGACGCCGACGTCTACGGCCCGAACGTGCCCCGGATGGTCGACGCCGACGAGCCGCCGATGGCGACCGAGGAGGAGACGCTCGTGCCGCCCGAAAAGTACGGCGTGAAGCTGATGAGCATGGCCTTCCTCACGGGCGAGGACGATCCGGTCATCTGGCGCGGTCCGATGGTCCACAAGGTCATCACCCAGCTGACGGAGGACGTCGAGTGGGGCCACCTCGATTATCTCGTCGTCGACCTCCCGCCGGGGACCGGCGACACCCAGCTGACGATGCTCCAGACGATGCCCGTCACGGGTGCTGTCATCGTCACGACCCCGCAAGACGTCGCGCTCGACGACGCGCGCAAGGGCCTCGAGATGTTTGCCAAACACGACACTGTCGTGCTGGGCATCGCCGAGAACATGTCGACGTTTGCCTGCCCCGACTGCGGCGGCGAACACGACATCTTCGGCTCCGGCGGCGGCCGGGAGTTCGCCGACGAACACGAGATGCCGTTCCTGGGCTCGATCCCGCTCGATTCCGCCGTCCGCGAGAGTGGCGACGGAGGTAAGCCGACCGTCCTCTCCGACGAGTCGGCCACCGGCGACTCGTTCCGAACGATCACCGAGAACGTCGCGAACAACACCGGGATCGTCCACCGACGCGGCGTCTCCCAGACCAGACGAAGCGAAGCCGCCTCTCCGGACCGATGA
- a CDS encoding DUF5783 family protein — protein sequence MTEFDPEKFEEKYVYYFEELEEAYSNAYNQLHGRYDSQVLKAIDRKVLSESEPFYEGDGEFRVEIPDDVRERVGAVADHEQFDIVLEELVERIERELRRVFGFGPRK from the coding sequence ATGACCGAGTTCGACCCCGAGAAGTTCGAGGAAAAGTACGTCTACTACTTCGAGGAACTCGAGGAGGCCTACTCGAACGCCTACAACCAGCTTCACGGCCGGTACGACTCGCAGGTCCTCAAAGCGATCGACCGGAAGGTGCTGAGCGAGAGCGAGCCGTTCTATGAGGGAGACGGTGAATTCCGTGTGGAAATACCGGACGACGTTCGAGAACGCGTCGGTGCGGTCGCCGACCACGAGCAGTTCGACATCGTCCTCGAGGAACTCGTCGAGCGAATCGAGCGGGAGTTGCGGAGGGTTTTCGGTTTTGGCCCCCGCAAGTGA